From a single Nicotiana tomentosiformis chromosome 2, ASM39032v3, whole genome shotgun sequence genomic region:
- the LOC104107954 gene encoding protein NRT1/ PTR FAMILY 5.8, whose translation MAGGQSRTSLNKPCILLIVIAGMERFAFKGVASNLVTYLTDVVKMSNSAAAKKVNNWCGITSMLPLLVAPLADSYLDRYTTVLASSSLYVAGLLALTSLALQWPWPNSADKSGFTSSFSWSLNLISLGQAGYNPSLQAFGADQFDDDEELPSSKNDQSSKKKSSFFQWWYFGICCGSLLGVSIMSYIQDTLGWGLGFAIPSIAMVISVIVFRFGNRFYTHKDGEIIHIKSLGDRIVKAIKAATSRLTCGEISVPTYTNKSNVSEIELEDRPLCQQDSGSKDGADKKSENGINFVKILKVVLPLLPVWTLLLMFAVIFQQPATFFTKQGVTMKRNIGNNFRIPPAALQSSITISIILLMPLYDTFFIPFVRVFTRNEKGITVMQRMGIGMFLSVIAMIIAAVTERKRLEISRNLVTSSETVPMSIFWLLPQYILLGISDIFTVVGMQEFFYSEVPINMRTLGIALYTSVFGCGSFFSSFLISVIEKLTSTRGAKQNWFADDMRKARFDNYYWFLALSSAASFLLFMVFCRFYRSRTIVD comes from the exons ATGGCTGGCGGACAAAGTCGAACAAGTCTCAACAAACCATGTATTCTCCTCATAG TGATAGCGGGAATGGAGAGGTTTGCATTCAAAGGGGTGGCGTCAAACTTAGTGACATATCTAACAGATGTGGTCAAAATGAGCAATTCAGCGGCGGCAAAGAAGGTTAACAATTGGTGTGGTATTACGTCTATGCTCCCACTCCTTGTTGCTCCATTAGCTGATTCTTATTTGGACCGTTACACCACTGTACTGGCTTCTTCCTCTCTTTATGTTGCG GGTCTTTTAGCTTTGACATCATTGGCATTACAATGGCCATGGCCTAATTCCGCTGACAAATCTGGCTTCACTTCATCTTTTTCTTGGTCTCTGAATTTAATTTCACTCGGCCAAGCCGGTTACAACCCCTCTTTGCAAGCTTTTGGAGCAGACCAATTTGACGATGATGAAGAATTGCCGAGTAGTAAAAATGATCAAAGCTCCAAGAAGAAAAGTTCCTTCTTCCAATGGTGGTATTTTGGTATATGTTGTGGAAGCTTGCTAGGAGTGTCTATTATGTCATATATACAGGACACATTAGGATGGGGCTTAGGTTTCGCCATTCCTTCAATTGCTATGGTTATATCAGTTATAGTCTTCAGATTTGGGAACCGATTTTATACACACAAGGATGGAGAAATTATTCATATTAAGTCATTGGGAGATCGTATAGTTAAAGCTATTAAAGCAGCTACCTCAAGATTGACCTGTGGTGAGATTTCTGTTCCAACATATACTAACAAGTCAAATGTCAGTGAGATCGA ACTTGAAGATAGACCACTCTGCCAACAAGATTCAGGGAGCAAAGATGGCGCAGACAAAAAATCGGAGAATGGGATCAATTTTGTTAAAATTCTAAAAGTAGTACTGCCTCTACTACCAGTGTGGACTCTGCTTCTGATGTTTGCAGTAATTTTTCAACAGCCTGCAACGTTCTTTACTAAGCAAGGTGTGACAATGAAGAGAAACATAGGAAACAATTTCCGAATTCCACCAGCTGCGCTTCAGAGTTCAATTACCATATCTATAATTCTGCTCATGCCACTGTACGACACGTTCTTCATCCCCTTCGTTCGCGTTTTCACAAGGAACGAGAAGGGTATCACTGTGATGCAGAGAATGGGAATAGGAATGTTCCTTTCAGTAATAGCAATGATAATTGCAGCTGTTACTGAAAGAAAAAGACTCGAGATCAGCAGAAATTTGGTAACTTCTTCAGAAACTGTGCCAATGAGCATATTTTGGTTGCTCCCTCAATACATTCTCCTGGGAATTTCAGATATATTCACAGTTGTTGGAATGCAAGAGTTCTTTTATTCTGAAGTTCCTATAAATATGAGAACATTAGGCATTGCCCTTTATACTAGTGTTTTTGGGTGTGGTAGTTTCTTCAGCTCATTCCTTATATCCGTGATCGAAAAATTGACAAGTACAAGAGGAGCAAAGCAGAATTGGTTCGCTGATGACATGAGAAAAGCCCGTTTCGACAACTATTATTGGTTTCTGGCTTTGTCAAGTGCAGCAAGTTTTCTATTATTCATGGTTTTCTGTCGATTTTACAGAAGCAGGACTATAGTTGATTAG